aaattataaaaaagcaGACCAAGTTAAGACTGCATGTCActcagtgcaacagtgtggcccattaatgtgttttaaacagCATTAGGACAAAAATTGAGCTCTGCAGCACAGAAGAATGAGATTTATCAGCTCTGCATACACAGACCTGTTAACGGGACCAAAGTTGTGTTATTCTGCACACGTCAAAGGTAGATCTGGAAGACAAGGTACTCACATCTCCTGTTTCCCTGAGCGTCCACAGGGGATCTTCCCCTTCTTATGCAGGAAGTAGAGAACGCTGCCGAGGacggccagcagcagcagacacagtaTGATCACCACGATGATCACCCCACTGCCCTCagctacacacacgcacacgcgcacacacacacacacagatcaatCATGTTAGCGTCAGTTCATATGGTACCTGCTACTTTGACAGCAGTGCAGTTTAAGGATATTTGCagccacaaaagacacaaaacaaatattttttcctgagcGTACAGCTTCTGGACAAAACACTGCattctgtgacattttaaaggggGTCTTTGCCAAAAGTACACATAAAGGTCGCTTCACTAGTCTTGCGGAGAACtactcagcctgtgaaaacagttgcAACTGTTGCATAATGTATTCTGTGATCTCTGGAGGAGCTTTGTCGAGTCTTGGAGAACGACCCAAGCCAAAAGGAAATAAGGCCTAGTCCAGTCGACATgggtatttttgaaaatggggtttttctctcctttgttcTTAAACAGAATCttgtcaacacaaacactgttaCAAACAGAATTTCTGTCCAAATGAAAATCCAAAACCACAACTTCTCAACTGACTTTCTCAAACTGTTCACCATGTATAGAGTTTCACAAAAGGGTCAGTTTTTAGTGACCTAAAACAAGGAAAGCCCAAAATATAATGGCCAAATATGACAGTGTACGTTTGTACtaggtcttttttatttataacagaAAGCCTGCGTTACAAACTGGCAGCACAAAGTTTTATAGAACTGTCATGTTTAAAGGTGTTCATCAGGTAGGAAAGGACTACAAAGACGTTACAGGTTGAATTATGGGAAGTGTAGgattcagtattttttcagtttaaatggGACTAAAAGTTAGAATCTCTCGGCCTTTGCTTCTCTTAATCTGTCTTTTGCAAGTCCCCCGACTTTAAGGAAGTGCATTGCTCAATGACTGGAGAACGCCTTTTAAAACAGAAGATAAGGGAACACCTACTCTATACCTGCACATTgcattatttaaactttttctttctcaagTGGATTATCTAACAAAGTCCATTTTCTCATGCATAAGAAATAATTAGCTGTGCGTGAAATTATGTCGATTATGTATCAGTGTTATTAAAATGGAAGGAGTGCAGTAGAATGTCATTTATTTTGCGCAGCATCTGTGACCCACTCCTTAATAACTGACTTTACATTATCCGCCCagaatgaaaatagttttttttaaactgcttttacTTTCCATTACAAAGAGGTTACACTTAATATTCATACCCTGCTACTGAAGTTCATTTTGTGTCAGAGGCGAGCAGTATACTGGTGGgaaataatataaacaaaaacatttaaacagggttcccacacattttcatggacaacatTGCAAGCTGGCATATATGATGGGAGAGGTAAAATGCAGggcagaaaatgaagaaatgttcTTGCTGGTGAAAAAAACCTTGTCACACATCAGTGCATATTAGAGCTATGTTACATTGACagctacaaaaaatacatttggttaGGTTATCCACCAAAgactgcagcaacatttttattatatacaacaaaattccatgactttccccaaactttcaatgattttttactaattacatggcttttccaggcctgggaaatgtgttattccataacttttccaggtttcccaTGACAGAAGGAACCTcgtttaaaggaaaacaaagcatATTTGTCAGACTACTACAGTATTTCTAAGTCCTGTATAATATTCTTATAATTACTAAcaattggtgttttttttgtggatggaaacaactgcaaaatgttttttagcctCCCAAAAAAGcagcacctaaaaaaaaatcattatcagtttaagtgtacgctgtatttggaatattttaccGCTTTACCTTACTGTTAGACAGCCATTTCCATCATTGAACTGAAGCCGATATGCTGACCAGTCAAAGATTTGACCAGTTTGcgtgttattttgtgactttagGAGCCAAACTAACATTGTGTTAACAGCAATATATGGGTTTATAAGTAACAACAACATCCTGAAGAAACATCACATCACATGGGAGAAAATTTTTAGGAGAGCTAGAGAATATGGGAATACAGCATTTTTTGAGTATAAAACATAGATACTTTGACCACAATTAGAATTTCcagatttaaataaatcagaacCGGTactaaaaaactacaaaataatatatcaaaacttaaataaatacataaatgcgGATGCCCTTTAAATACATAGTATTAAATAGTCACAGTCATATTTGTGCTATGGTCCTCCTAAACtgaattacagtttattttgccGGTAATGATGACAGAAAGAATTTGTAAGAAATTGTTGTACTATTACTAACCCAATAAAAATCATCAAGCACATTGCTCTAATTCCACAGTCGTATTATCTCAGACATGACGTTATCACTGTCAGCTTTCAGcccattttgtggattttatttgcttttcctGCACCGAATTATCCAGATCAGCCTTTCGAATATGCTGACTCCACAAAAACTAATAGACTGAGACGGCGTCACTCATTTTATGATTCTGAGTGTCATAAAAAACTGATGCAATTCATTCTTAGATAAGGTCTTCCACTGCTTGTTAAATGTGTGTAGGAAGCTTCTACTCTGAGCGACTGTGCGTGTGTTTAAATACGGCCGATAATAACCTCAGTTAACAATTCGGGGACTTTTtgacactgttgtttttaatggtcATGGGTGAGGGGGGGgctgtctgaaatgtttttatttgcccATTGCATTCCCCACAGGCTAGTGAAGGTTTTAATGGTAAGAAGTGACTGCTCAGATAAAGTCAGAAAATTTCCCTGTAATAATGCCCCTCTTCATACTTTCCCGCAATTTCACCTGGTGTGTAAAAATCCACAATAAAACATAAGACCGTCTggaaaaagtcaataaaaatgagacacctatttatttttgtttgtttaacaaatTCTGGGAaatacaaataatgtttttaccACTGCAGAGCATCTGGTCCAAATATTATAACTGTTGGCGTGCTTGGATTTGCTGGTGTTatgatttttctctctgcatcaAACAGAATATTTAATGTGCCCACAGGCCATCCCAAAAGATCTGCTGGCAAACTAAAGACAGTCCTGCTATAACGTCCCTGTATGAACATCATGAATAATGTACACAGTCCTCCAACCCATTCATTGTGACAGAACTTTGTCTAAAAAAGAAACTGAGCTGAAGAGAAAGAGACGTTTTTAACAAGAAGAGACTGAGAGCAACAATCTTACCGGGAGAGAAGGGAGCAGCCGAGGTGACTCTGGGAACTgtagacaagaaaaaaatgcttaatatACGCACATAATTAATGTGCAGCTTTAGTGATTACAAACAATCCCTTATTCTTCTGGAGGTGTGATAGAAGGTGTAATAATACTGGCTTCATCCATCTGCTCTCCGCAGGTCACCAGAGGAGTCACAAGAaggcttaaaaaatgtttttaggtaCAAAGAAATCTGTTCGATACAGATACAGCTTGTGAGCAAACTGGAATTAATTAGAGTCCCAACTTTGCAAATGATCAGTCTTTGCTCGTGCAtagtctgacattttaaaaaaggcagcttATGTATTCAGGACAAGCAACCCTCTCGCTCATGATGGTCATTAATTAAAGCTTCAAACGCAAAATAAGTGTTTGACTCCATCACTCAtgcaggagagagcagaaaaCTCTCTTCTTCCttcatgtcattactttaaacTCACTGCAGCTCCTTCAGAGAACCACAGGCCAAATATTGTGCAAACAGTCCTGTCACAttgaaataaatggaaattaaaTGGGTGAAAAGATGAAATATGGCCTTTAACATGACAGAGGGATTTTTCAAACTTGCACTATTTAAAGGCAAACGTTAGTGCATACTTCAGAAGATTAAAAATGATGGTTACTATGTATTTCAGAGCTTGAATGTGGATTTTCTTAACAGATTTTTCAGTGGGAGAAAAGCTCTTACTAGCTTTGATGCTGAAAGCCTTCACTTCGGTGCCCATGTCATTGGAAGCGTTGCACACAGCGCTGATGTCCGAGGTGACTTTGACTGACACCACGCTGTGGGTCATGTGCTCGGTGGCCTTGTTCACCACTTCTTGCCAgttctgtgaaaacacacaaacacactttacaTTTCTCTCTCTACATCAGCAAGTatttattgtttgaaaaatgatgcTCATGGGACAAAGTGCGCTCCAAAATACAGCTGACCCTCACAACTAGCAAAACTATGAAGTCTATAATCAAGCTGCCACCACTGTGACGGCACAGTGCTTGATAACCTGCAAAATAATATTGCACAGTAATGTATGacaatgtttactttttaacagCTCTGTGTGCGTATCCATGTGACACTTCACTTTTACTGTTTCACatgttccttttctttttttttacataagaaCATTTTGTTTGACTACAATACTAAATATCATACACGCTCGTTCAGTTATTTATTGATGGTATTGTtgtcaatattttatatattataaatactgttttataACTTGTAGATGTTAGATGTTATatactttattgttttgttgtaaagcaCTTCCTAACTTCGTTTTAAAAGGTGTTGAAAatgatttatattatatttttatttataaaaaaccaaaaaaagcaaggcagcGTGAGTATATCTATATAGCACcattcaagtcatttttaggGGCACTGAAATACGCTAAACACAAAGCATTAAGTAAACAGTAGAATTGCATTACAAAGAAATGAACAGATGAATTGGCAAAGAAAAAACTGTTCTACATATtcatatttgtctttgtttaccACCAAATGCATAGTATTCCccttttttaagcaaaaatgtatAAGTCAGACTTATCAATGTGTGAATTTAACAGTTAGCAGTGTCTTTGGGTgtagatttgttttgtgttcatgttGTGACGCTCTGAATCATCCAGATATTTCCTGAAGTAAAGTTTTCCATCTGCTGAGCTTGTAATCTGGTTTAAAGGTCCgtatcaaaaaatatttcttggGAGAGCGCAGACATTTTGCTAGAGAACACAAAAGTTTCAAATGTTCCTCTCATTATCTTCACTTGTCGACTGATCATCAGCATCTCAGACCAAACTAAGGTCTACTGAACCGAACGCTGCATGATGAGTAGCATCTTAAATCCACCTATCAGAGCGAGTCAGAGCGGATACCTGGCTGCCGATGATGTTCCAGGAGATGCTGGGCTGTGGATGACCCTGAACCTCACAGCTCAGGTTCACCATCCTTCCTGTCGCCTCCGTCAGCTGCACCTCCTGCTCCGCTCCTACCAGCTGGGGACCACCTAAACACAAAGACAGCATAATGTGTTTACACCAGAGACATGCACATGGATGGGGAtggcattttgtttaaaatttatttatggGTTCAGttccagctgaaaaaaaaatgctggttgGATCACGAGTGTTGGATGATAAAtatataagaataaaataacagaacagtATGTCTTTGCTCCATCTTCAGCACCAGCTGGAAAATGAGAGGCTCTTTGATTAGGTGAGTTATTAACTAGCATGTTGACTGGTAATATGTGcagagagcaaaaacaaatttaattaatgTTCAATTGTATTTCCTGAATATTCTTTGTTTCGAAATACATTATATAAAAGATTATATTGTTGGGTCTGAACTGGATTTTATTGAGCAGGTCTTACAGAGGAGACAACCCCACCAGCCCCCTCCACTCCCTGCAGGTGTTTCAGCAGAGCTCCTTCAGCCACAGGTTGATCCCACAAGCATACAGGACTGAATGCTGCAGAAAGACTTTCCTGCCAGCTTCCCTTATACTTTATAGTGATCTTAAATAACcgctgtttttaattttgcccATCACATTTTTGATATACAACATagtatctattattattattattattattatatcactACCTTAGTTTCCCATGtacgaaatgtcctaaaatgatcattttaaacgTGCTGCCTAACTAAATTATTCAAATATTACACGGTTATATCGGATATAGGATTTGCAGATTTTGGTCAGGCTGCAGATCTTGTGTATTTGAGGAATTTATTGGTTTTCTGTGCAGGTTGCAGGGTCAGGTGTGATACTGCAATTTGCAGTTCTGGTTCAGGAGCGGGTCTTGAAAATAACATGCATTCAGGACTCTGGTTAATACCATCAATTCAATTTCAACATTTCGTGTCTGTTTACCTGATGTGTGGATTAATTCGAGATAACATACATTTCCGCAGCACTCGTCTATCAGTTCAGTACATCAGAGTCATGTCATACCCACCACCCTActgccttttattttcttttcagcagaaatacagtttttattcGTTAATACAGTCCAGTCACTTTTTGTTGGATGTTAAACTACAGTCAGAGTGAACTTGACACTTCCTGCACAGATGCTTCAAATTAAAAACCTCTCAGTGGTTTGACAGAGAACAGTCCTCCTCTTTCCTTTCTGGTGGGTTTTTAAAGGGAAGAAAAGCTGCACACTCTGCAACTTTGATGCAATTCTTTATTTGAAGCTAAAAATGGACGTTTGGCACAAATCCAAACTTAACGTGACACTTGCAGCAACAGCGGCAGGTGTTTCAAATCGGAGCTCTTATGCAGAAATAGAGTCACTCAGGAGGCCATTCATAACCAAGAAAGGCATGTAACAAAAACACGgccatatattttaaaaaacaatgagatcaaaccacagaaatacaaaaaaaaatctacacagaaatacatttgaGGGCTtacattcaaattttaaatgtgaaaaaggtGATAGAAAGAGCAATTAACACTTCAAgatctttctgttttattgcataATTTCCCCATATGCAGACTTTTCCACTTAAGCCAAGCACTAGAACTCTTTTCGGTATTTTAGAATATCTTTTACCTGAATTGTCCTTTCCTAAAAAAGGTGAGTAAAAGCATTCCTAACAAaaatttctttctgttttatggaGAAGACTCTGGAGAGAGACCATTATTAGGAAACTTCCCTTGGCAGGCCAAGATGGGAGTGTGCGTAGTTGCAGCAGCTCAGTACTTTCAgtgaaacagcattttttatactttgtgtgtgttaaacatacgcacatacacataaacagacTGACAGATAGCTGCAATGCACTGTTTAAAGCACATGCACTTTATATCATACAAAGACTTGAGCTACAATCAACTTTAAACCTGCTGctgccatttatttattaacatgtAAGACAAactaattattactattattatttatgcttCTTAGTAATTGTAACCTTTTAATTTCATCAATATTTGTGAATTGACCTTGTTTGtatctgtttatttaatgttttattagttttgtgTGCAGCTGTCAGCCTGAGagtaacaaaacataattaCGTTGTACTACAATGTAActacaatgacaaataaagtgTCTAATGCCTCTGCATCAGGAGTACAGAGAAGTTGGTGGAGCGGTGCAGGGGATGACTGACCTTGGACGATGATGTGGACAGAGCCGCTGGTGTGCAGGGCGGGCAGGGAGGGAACGGTCACCTCACATATGTACTCTCCTGATGTGTCGTAGTTGGCGTCTGTCAGGTGCAATGTGTTCCCCGTACCCACCTGCTTTCcatcctgcacaaacacacacacacacacacagaggtgatGTTTGATATTGAGAATGGACAATGAACCTGTATTAGTTAGTGGTGTGGCTTTAATAAGTATGGCAATGTAGACCAGTGATGGTCACTGAATTGGATGGTTTCCCATTAAAGTTAGCACATTCATGTTTCCCAGAGGTTGTACAGAGCCCCtgtggtgagaaaaaaacaaatggaaaaaaggagACTTTTGCGATCTCCCgagaagtgttttaaatgagACCATGCATGAAATGAGATAACAATCGCTCTCACACTCCGTCTGACTTTGGGTGCAGATCTGTACTGATATGTGCTTATGTTGTCATGTGCTTAACCACGCAGACATTTCCTGAGGTAAAGCTTTCCGTTTGCAGAGCTCATTATCAAAGTTGTTTCAGAGCCACTAGACTGATGATGTGACTGACATGAGGGTATTTAACAGTCACCACATCTACTGATCTAGGCCATATTCTAGTTCAACAAGCCCTTTGCATGCTGCCCTGCTGCAGGTTACTCTAAATATTTCTCAAAAGAATATAGCAGTTTTCTGAGGGGTTGCAAAATGTTCTTCAGagaaagcaaaaatatttattttttgttgccaCTCATCTATTTTGTCCTCCCTCTCAactcagacagagggtgaatacagatgttccagcacagaggaaaataaagtgaattttGACCATTAAAGAACATAATACAAATATGCACCTGAAAAtggcataataggtcccctttaatcTTACATCTGTACTAATGTCTAACGTACCTTGTACCAGGCAGTGGATGTTTTCAGGGAGGACAGAGCGTTGCAGGTTGCAGTCAGATCTTCTCCTTTGAGCATAACTTCTGAGTCTTTAGGTACAACCACAGCTGGATCCAAATCTGAACACAACACGGACAAAATGTAACACAGGAGACACAAAGTTAGGCAGAATTAATTCAATAGTTTAAGTTAGTTTTGTGTGCTTATTGCCTTTCTTTCTGACCCTGAAATGACATGATCAATATTAATCTTACGTCCGTGCATTCAGTACAAAGCTGAACTTAGAACGTGGTTAGCATAGCTTCGTATGAACACTGGAGGCTGAGGGAAACAGCCGGCATGGCTCTGaccagagtgaaaaaaaaatgcaaaccaaaACCTCTACAGCTTACTAACATGAAGGATCTCCtttgttgtttctgtaaaaGTCTGTTCCAAATCTATCTTGTGTTATACCtacgtgtttgtttgtgtgcatattcATGTGATCATTTCTTACAGTGCACAGTGAGCTGCATTTCTCCTTTGACATCAGAGTGGCTGTCGATGTCCAGCGGGCGACACTGGTAGATGCCGCTGTCTTTACGTGACACTGGTGGCAGCATCAACACATCGCCGCTGCTCTCCAATTCCACATCCGGCTCCTGTAACAAATACTCTTATATGAAATCTGAATCCATGTCATGATCACGAGAAAGTCAAGACAGAAGTTAAGATATGTTTCTTGTATTAGATGTGCTTTTAGGAGAAACGTtctaaaacatttccaaaagaaaaagatgactCAAGATTTCTTTGGTGGAAAGAGAGTTTGTGGGTGAAAAAACAGGTGGTGATTCAAACCCACCAAATTTTTTGGAGTCACAAAACTTCATGTCAGAGGTTTATGTAAGTTACAGAAcatttctcgccatttttttcgcCACCATGGTAACATTTTACTGTCTACTTTCACGCCTGAGATCTTGTGACAGCAGCTacaaatgaagccaaaatttACATTGGAGTCCATTAGGGCGACAGacaaaaatggttaaatacAAAGTTTAAACAAATCCTAAATGTTTAACTGTAGTAACCAAACCAAGTTAGGCTACTCAACAGTAAGAATACAAGCCACAAAAATATCTGTTATATTTTTCAGCGCATTGCAAAACCACGATTACATACAACtattgtgagtgtgtttgctgTCACTATCACGGCGCTcataaaaatatctcaaaaatgtaataatgcaCCCAGTTTAAACAACTTATGGATTGTtaagaatattttgtttgtgtttctttatttagaaattgcaattattttggCAGAGATAATCATGACATTAGATTTTAGAATCGTCTCACGCCTACTCCTAAGTCATAGTTACAGCAGGAGCCTACCGAACGCCCCAGACTGCCTGGTTACTAAAAGTTAAAACGTCAGTCAGCTGAGTTTTGTCCGCACATACAATGGGTGTGTGTCTGACATGGGAATGAGTCCTACCCATGAGCCCCGTCAGCGTGGCCTCCGGTCTCAGACCCCGGCCTGGATCTGCAGGGTCAGAGCTGACAGAGCCTTCTCAGACCTTGCACACTCATGTCTACATGGGGGCCCTGTGAGCTCTGCATATCAAAAACATTCCCAACATGTCTCCTGTGTGTCACCCATTCTCTCTCTTGGGGACTTTTAGGGTGAGAAAATGCCTCCTATTCTTACTTGTTCTCTGTTGAAAATGAAGGGCGGCGGGGGGTTGCCATCACCCTGGCAACGCAGCTCCACAGTATCCCCCTCTTTGACCAAGCCCTGGGGCGACTCCTTCCACAGCTCCACCATGGTGGTGGggtctggacacacacacacacacacacacacaaaaacacaaaaacacaccaaatcaAATTAAGCAGGCTTATTC
This genomic window from Plectropomus leopardus isolate mb chromosome 13, YSFRI_Pleo_2.0, whole genome shotgun sequence contains:
- the mcama gene encoding cell surface glycoprotein MUC18 isoform X1; translation: MALLQFLPLFLHVCLLSWSAWAKVELTMHESVEVYLGDSAKIACQYSFTDASSEPSFVMIQWFVRAVGNSSRMRIFYGDGSQQTVDNNTDYTGRIEVTSDQQGTQLIIQDVQLHDEREFFCQVNGLAAGNAEGKTHLRVFAPPEAPVIEGVLSGISVTNEVPSKVASCEARNGFPKPNITWYKNNTPLMSAPGHVNVLILVTRESSGFYSVQSTLEYKVMKDDKDAHFSCEVSFFVPGAIRTVESNSINITVHYPTTMVELWKESPQGLVKEGDTVELRCQGDGNPPPPFIFNREQEPDVELESSGDVLMLPPVSRKDSGIYQCRPLDIDSHSDVKGEMQLTVHYLDPAVVVPKDSEVMLKGEDLTATCNALSSLKTSTAWYKDGKQVGTGNTLHLTDANYDTSGEYICEVTVPSLPALHTSGSVHIIVQGGPQLVGAEQEVQLTEATGRMVNLSCEVQGHPQPSISWNIIGSQNWQEVVNKATEHMTHSVVSVKVTSDISAVCNASNDMGTEVKAFSIKAIPRVTSAAPFSPAEGSGVIIVVIILCLLLLAVLGSVLYFLHKKGKIPCGRSGKQEISTKEKTTKDDIVVEMKTNTKNEEAVLLKAVNGDKKGPNDQ
- the mcama gene encoding cell surface glycoprotein MUC18 isoform X2, whose product is MALLQFLPLFLHVCLLSWSAWAKVELTMHESVEVYLGDSAKIACQYSFTDASSEPSFVMIQWFVRAVGNSSRMRIFYGDGSQQTVDNNTDYTGRIEVTSDQQGTQLIIQDVQLHDEREFFCQVNGLAAGNAEGKTHLRVFAPPEAPVIEGVLSGISVTNEVPSKVASCEARNGFPKPNITWYKNNTPLMSAPGHVNVLILVTRESSGFYSVQSTLEYKVMKDDKDAHFSCEVSFFVPGAIRTVESNSINITVHYPTTMVELWKESPQGLVKEGDTVELRCQGDGNPPPPFIFNREQEPDVELESSGDVLMLPPVSRKDSGIYQCRPLDIDSHSDVKGEMQLTVHYLDPAVVVPKDSEVMLKGEDLTATCNALSSLKTSTAWYKDGKQVGTGNTLHLTDANYDTSGEYICEVTVPSLPALHTSGSVHIIVQGGPQLVGAEQEVQLTEATGRMVNLSCEVQGHPQPSISWNIIGSQNWQEVVNKATEHMTHSVVSVKVTSDISAVCNASNDMGTEVKAFSIKAIPRVTSAAPFSPAEGSGVIIVVIILCLLLLAVLGSVLYFLHKKGKIPCGRSGKQEITKEKTTKDDIVVEMKTNTKNEEAVLLKAVNGDKKGPNDQ